Genomic segment of Fibrobacter sp. UWEL:
TGGTGGGGAGAAAATGGCAGCGATTTCCATTTTGAAAATGATTTCGATTATGCCCTGAACTTGGATAAACTCGGTCATTTTGCATCTGGCGTTGTGTTGGGCGAATTGTTCTACGAAGGTTATCGCTGGTCGGGTGTTTCTGAATTCTACTCCTATTTGTTTGCCGGCCTTTCCGCTATGTCTACTCATATTGCTGTGGATGTGAAGGATGGGTTTGCTCCTAGTTGGGGCTTTAGCATTTTTGATGTGCTTTCTGGTTCTATTGGCGGTTTCTTGCCCATGGCGGAACGTTATGTGCCCTTGTTCAAGTACGTGGATCTTAAGTGGAGTTACTGGATTAACACGAAGGTTTATTACCGACAGAATCATCAGGCTTCTGATGGTATCTTTACGGATGACTATGTGAACCAGACTTATTGGGCTAGTTTCAAGCCGTATCGCTTGCTGCCGGCTGCTGCCCGTAGGTATTATCCTAGCTGGCTTGCCATTGCTGCTGGTATCAGTATTGATGAGGGTGTGTTCATCAAGCATTATGAGGGAACGCCTCATAGAGAGGTTTATATTGCCCTGGATTACGATTTGGAAGCTTTAAGACCTCAGAGCCGTTGGGCTCGATTCCTGGTGAAGACCCTCAATTACTTCAAGTTGCCCGCTCCTACCGTACAAGTATATCCCGACGTCAAGTGGTTCTTGATGTATCCTATTAAGTTTTAGAACGTGGGGAAAACTCGGGATAGGGGGCTTTGGTAGTAGCCTCTCCGCTCGGCTCACTTCGTTCACCCGCTTCGCTACGCTTGCGGACTCGCTCCGATTCTACCACCAAATCCCCCTAGTACGTCCCACGTCTTAATAGGCTGTGGGGCTTTTCGCTGGCGTAGGGATGGCTCGGGATGCAAAAAAGTCCAGCCCATAGGGCCGGACCTTTTTGAGAGCGAGCGCAAATCGTAGGTTTTAAGCCTTACGTACTGCGCGAGCGGTCTTCATTAGAAATTAAAGACGGTTTCAACACCCATCTTGAAGCCAACATCTTCGTCGTCGTTGTTGTCGCCAACGGGGATGTCAAACATACCGGTTGCCATGATGGAAACGTTTTCGACGGGGTCGATGTAAACGCGTGCACCGCAGTCGAGGGTGGAGATGTCTGCGTCGTCATCGAGAGTGTTGGTGTGGAATTCAACGGGGATACCGATCTTGATGAATTCAGCAAACTTGAATGCCGGTTCTGCGTATGCGAACATGTATTCCGGAACGTCGTTAGCGATTTCGTTACGGTTCAGATCGTCGTCAGAGAGGAAGGCATAGAAGAAGGAAGTCTTGATCTGGAAGATGGAAACTTCGAAGCTGGGTTCAACCAAGATAGCGTGAGCGACAGAAGTCATGTCGACGTTGCCGCCGTCTGCCAGGTAGTCAGCATGGAAGCCGTAAACAGCGCGGAAGCTGAAGCCACCGAGGTTCAGGCCTGCGTCGATACCAGCATGGAGTTCGTTGTGTTCAGCTTCCTGGTAGGACTTGTAGTCGAAGTACGGACGGAGGTGCTGACCAGCATAGTTGAATTCGTATGCGGCATGGAAGTTGTAGTTAGCGTCGTCATCTGCGGAAACACGGAGGTCGTTGGAGTTACGACCGAAACCGATGCCCAGTTCCAGACCAGCGAGGCCAACCTGAATACCGCGAACGTCGTGGTCGATCATGCCAGCAGCCTGCTGGTAGGTCTTGGTGTAGTTGTAGTAAGCCTGGAAGCCGCCTTCACCGAAGGAGAAGTCGCCCATCTTCACGAAGAAGAAGTCAGCGGGCTGGTACTTGATGAATGCAGAGTTGTAACCGATGCCTGCATTTTCGGTGTTGGTTTCGCCTTCGAGAACCAAACGTGCAGACCACTTGTCGTTGAACTTCACGTCGGTGTACAATTCAACGTCGGTGAAGTATTCGTGCTTGAGGTCGCCATCAGCAAACAGGTCGTTGGTGTATGCGTCAACTTCGACCATACCGGAGAACTTGACTTCCATGTTAGCCTTGGAAGTACCTTCGTTCATGGAAGCCTTCAGAGCGTCCATTGCATTGCCAGCTGCGTTTGCAACTTCGGAAGGATTGGTGTCTTCAGCAGCGGGAGCAGCTTCAGCGGCAGCCTTTTCTTCTTCAGCCTTCTTAGCTTCAGCAGCGGCCTTTTCTTCTTCAGCCTTCTTAGCTTCAGCAGCAGCCTTTTCTTCTTCAGCCTTCTTGGCTTCAGCAGCAGCCTTTTCTTCTTCAGCCTTCTTAGCTTCAGCGGCAGCCTTTTCTTCTTCAGCCTTCTTGGCTTCAGCAGCAGCCTTTTCTTCTTCAGCCTTCTTAGCTTCAGCAGCCTTAGCTTCGTCTGCAGCCTTTACGGAGTCAGCCTTAACTTCAGCAGCGGGTTTTGCGGGGGCTGCGGCGGGAGCTGCAGCGGGGGCCTGAGCAAATGCGCCAGCGGCAGCGATGCCGAGGACGATTGCGGAGAGCTTCATCTTGTTCATCTCTATCTCCTTGATAGTTATTGTGAATTCCGATGTGTAATTTAGTTAGATTATGGGATTTTTGCACCCCTCTATTGAATTTTTTGGTACTTTTTCGTGGGGTGAAATAAATTTGTATCTTTTTGATACGCAACGACTTTACGGTTTCAGTATGAAGTTTACACGTTTTGTTTTAGGCTTTTCAATTCTTGCAACAAACCTCTGGGCATTGCCTCAGACGGGAACCTTTTTTGACTCCCGAGACAACAAGACTTATAGGACCGTAGTAATCGGTTCCAAGACCTGGTTTGCGGAAAACTTGAGCTATAAGACCAAGAGCGGTAGCGAATGTTACGACAGTAAGGACGCCAACTGCCAGAAGTATGGTCGTCTCTATACATTTGAAGCCGCCAAGAAGGCCTGTCCTGCTGGTTGGCATCTTCCCGAGAATGAGGAATGGACCTGGTTCAAGACATTCATCGAGGATAGTGACGGTAAGGAAGCCGCCTGGATGAGCCTGAAATCCCGAGACAAGTGGGATGGCTCAGACCGCTACGGCTTTGATGTGGTTCCCGCGGGAAAGGCTACGGATGAATTCCTGGAACTTGGCGTATCCGCCCATTTCTGGAGTGCCACTGAAGAGGACGGAGACGCCTACGGTTGGCATCTGGCCCCTCCCGGCGATTTTTCCCGTGACTTTGACATTAGCACCAACATGTATTCGGTGCGTTGTCTAAAAAACTAGACTAGAGAACCTGCGGACCTGGTTTAGAACTTGTGGTCCCAGCTGAAAGCAATGCGGTAGAAGGACCATTCCCGTCCGGTTTTCTTCAGCAGCGGTTCTTCGTCGGCATTTTCGTGATCCGTTGCAAAGCTGCGTCCCCCTTCGAAGGTAATGAGGGTCATGAGTTCGTTCTTGGCGTTCAGCTTGAAGTTCATCAGGAGGCTCAGGTCAATCCACATAAAGTCGCCGTCAAAGCCCTGGTAGACTTTCTTGTAGTCTGCCGGATCGTAGTGTCCGTAGAATTCTGCCATGAACCCCACCATCTGGAGGGCGATGGGCATCTGGTAGCCTAGGACCGCCGTCACATCGTACTGCCAACCGTTTGCTTCACCGGGGAAGACCTGCCAGGACCATAGGTCTCCGTCATCCACGCCGGTAATGCCTTCGTAAATCCACTTGTAGGAAGCCTGCATTACCACATGGCTCCAGTCTCCTTCGATCAGGGCGCCCGTATCGAACTGGAATGTGGCCTTTGCCCAGTAGTCGTAGTAGTAGTTTCCGAAGGGAGTCAAGCTCTTGTATTCCTGTTTCTTCAGACTATAGACGCTCATTCCGTCAAATCCCAGTGGATTCCAGCCGGTGCCGATGGAGCCGCCTGCGGAAAATACCAGGAAGGGTACGGGTGTAAAGTCCAGGCCGACCAGGGGGCGGATTGTCAGGGGGGACAGTTCAAAGATTCCATTGAATTTCACATTGGCGCCTTTCAGGAGCCAGTGTTCCCCTAGGGGGGTGGGCAAGGTGTAGGTGGCGTTGAAACGGGTAACTGCCTTTGCTCCGCTAAAAGGTCCGTTCAGTCCTGCAAAGTGATCATCTCCAGCTTCATAATCTACATCGGTGTAGATGGCGGCGATGGTGGTTAGGGACAAGTCAAGATGACTCTTGGTACTTTCGTCGGCTTCGCCTGCAAAGAGTGCGGCAGGTAGGAGAGACAATGTAAGCAATTTCTTAAACATTACGAACACACCTTTATTTAATCCTTCTTGAAATAAAAGATAGTTACAAATTGACTTTTTGCGGAAATTCGTTTGTATTTAGGCATTTTTTATAAAATAATGCGAAAAATGTTCTCATTTTATTTGATTTGTTTTTTGAGAAACCCATTAGCAATTTGCTAATGAAAGTAAATATTTCTAAAAGTAGGCTGTTCTCAAAATAAATAATGTATTTTCTCATTACTCACGATAAATGAGTAAGGGATTGTGATTTATGGGTAGACCTACTTTAGGGCGTGCTTTGGGCATGCTCGCTTTTTGGGTTGTTGCCGCTTTTGGCTTGGCAACGGGTGCGGAAACTTCTTCTGAAACGTCAAAAACCATCGCGTTTTATACTCCATGGAGCAACACAAATGCGGTTTTGTTTGTGGATGGCGACTCTGTTGCTACCATGACTTCCCTCAAAAATTACTGTGGATGGTTCAAGGCGGATGTGACTGTCCCCGCTAATGGCCTAAAGGTGTATTTCAAGCAGACCGTCGGTAGAAATTATGTGGGTTCCGAAGGTATGACTTTGGATGAGCCGACCATTGCTACTGAAATTGTCCTGGATTCTGTAGCCGCTCTGACGGATACTGTCTGGGTACAGGGGTATAAGACCGGCGCTCCTTCCCAATTTTCCCAGTTCCCTGGGGTTTTGGGGGATTGCCCTCTGAAAAAATTCCCGGTAACCATGTTCGACTGGCTCCACGGAGACAAGGGTGATGGCAATGGCGCTGGCAAGAATGGCGATCCTGCCAATGGAATCAGCGCGGACTTTGGTTCCGGTGGGTGCAATAGTGGCGATAGAGCTGGTTCTAATTTTACCGCTTCCAGAGTGTATGGCGATTCCGTCTACAAATACATGGGTGGTATGGTGGAACGTGAATTGGGCGCAAACGGTGTACCGGTAATGGCTGATCCGTTCCCTACAAATTGCAAGAATACTAATCACTTGAATGAATGGTTTCTTCCGGAATCTCTGGCGGTAGATGCAAATGGCAATACTCTCACCAATATGACTTGCCGCGACCTTTACATCTCTATGGATGATGAAGGTTTTTGGCTGGCGGAAGTATCCAAGGATAATATTTCCGAAGGAAATGAGTTCAATAAGGGCGGTATGTTCCTTCTGGATGATTTTAAGTTCCTGGACGCGGAAGGAACCGTTGCTAATCCTTACTTTGAACAGGTGAGAGGCTCTGATGGAAGAAAGCATAATTTTGGATTTACCATGAAGATTCAGGCTACTTTCGAATATGTGCCTGGACAGTACTTTGATTTCCTGGGTGATGACGACGTGTGGGTTTTCATCAATAACAAGTTGGTGGTGGATATTGGCGGTCAGCATGGTCAGATTCCAGGTGCCGTAGATCTGGACACCATCGGACAGAATAATCCCGCTGAAAAGCTGGTCCCGGGACAGCTATACAATTTCCACATTTTCTACGTGGAACGCCATACCGGATCTTCAAATTTCAAGATGCGTACGTCTATCGATCTGCAGGTGGATGCTTCCATTTTCGTGACCTCTGAAGAGAGAGGGGATGAGGTTGTCTATGACGTGTGGCAGATTAATAAGCGTAACAAGTTTGCCTGTGGAAACGATGTAAGCAACCAGGATACTGTCATTACGGGTGGTGCATCCAACTATAGATTGACCGGTGGAAATCTGGTAAATCCCATTGTGTTTGAACCGGGCTCTTACTTCGATGGTGGCCTCGTGATTTCCAGTGACTCAACGTTTAGTATTAACGTGGAGGCCATCAAGGCGGCTGGAGCTCTTGTCCCGGGACATTATTTCCTGGAAGTTTCCCTGAAATCTGATCCTAGCCAGTCTACTCGAATTGAAATTGTAGTTCCTATCTATGACATTCCTACGGTGGCTTTTGCAAGCGAAGAATGGAATGTTCTCGGAAAGGAAGTTTCTGGCGATACGCTGCAAATTGGCGACTGGGCTTATGCCACCTATAAGGTGAACGTAACTTTCCTGGAAGAGTGGGCTACGGTGAATAATTATAACAGGAAAATCAACCTGGCATTCTCTGATCCCAACATTGATATTCTGGATGCTGAAGATGGAAAGAAAATCACTTACGTCAATCTG
This window contains:
- a CDS encoding fibro-slime domain-containing protein; its protein translation is MLAFWVVAAFGLATGAETSSETSKTIAFYTPWSNTNAVLFVDGDSVATMTSLKNYCGWFKADVTVPANGLKVYFKQTVGRNYVGSEGMTLDEPTIATEIVLDSVAALTDTVWVQGYKTGAPSQFSQFPGVLGDCPLKKFPVTMFDWLHGDKGDGNGAGKNGDPANGISADFGSGGCNSGDRAGSNFTASRVYGDSVYKYMGGMVERELGANGVPVMADPFPTNCKNTNHLNEWFLPESLAVDANGNTLTNMTCRDLYISMDDEGFWLAEVSKDNISEGNEFNKGGMFLLDDFKFLDAEGTVANPYFEQVRGSDGRKHNFGFTMKIQATFEYVPGQYFDFLGDDDVWVFINNKLVVDIGGQHGQIPGAVDLDTIGQNNPAEKLVPGQLYNFHIFYVERHTGSSNFKMRTSIDLQVDASIFVTSEERGDEVVYDVWQINKRNKFACGNDVSNQDTVITGGASNYRLTGGNLVNPIVFEPGSYFDGGLVISSDSTFSINVEAIKAAGALVPGHYFLEVSLKSDPSQSTRIEIVVPIYDIPTVAFASEEWNVLGKEVSGDTLQIGDWAYATYKVNVTFLEEWATVNNYNRKINLAFSDPNIDILDAEDGKKITYVNLDSNGRATFYVHANAPVAGVTLTAKGAAAGNSVWKNLNFPEPPIPQVVKAIVHDRNGDGRVDSLHVQFDRAINSKTVLDSIQFTFGESFMTTTKFKIVNGMELIALAEDVNPTMCANEKNCGFGSRQFTGGSSGLYTGSLNSWFTYSDNGSKSHFYKEDEPIADGAGPIILSAVKTKGDDGNRYLSLTFSEVISEESRQNIATLLEFICTRGGVNETPEAPAAQTGFGSKMVLVYSSVTDDMVLPTSGDRVRFALGLNYVRDLVGNGPHANNPWAVVTGDQELKNQNPSVITVGEDPYGIIENERITQPFLVADNGQTVQQIGDSLGVQGSLVDFDMAKIMMEESQNAVNAFDAFVESRLGSTTTYDTAITSISADEALVMVFSDIRTGVVGENFNFSTATVTAIMDGSITELNYSTMIPAEEQEIISRLVQNNIDANTDTVITVSNISTVTQSDIFEQVRSGALDKDLAAAGVNQILVNAIKNGEVDEFNIESYRNGSKSLVSDDAVFLVYHTYYYTQLGNYVGGTSGRIKCSDPSVYGERGCLENKGRLFLAWNMRSDDGRLVGTGAYISRLELKIVMNGKTILRQSDDTIIGVRRGKDIK
- a CDS encoding YfiM family protein, coding for MKNWIRNILIGGLVFFGTAQANNFLGPLTWRDSTWDYRSEDPEDSVRTLNPLKLTGVASTTLIAYGAAYWFVFDKGWWGENGSDFHFENDFDYALNLDKLGHFASGVVLGELFYEGYRWSGVSEFYSYLFAGLSAMSTHIAVDVKDGFAPSWGFSIFDVLSGSIGGFLPMAERYVPLFKYVDLKWSYWINTKVYYRQNHQASDGIFTDDYVNQTYWASFKPYRLLPAAARRYYPSWLAIAAGISIDEGVFIKHYEGTPHREVYIALDYDLEALRPQSRWARFLVKTLNYFKLPAPTVQVYPDVKWFLMYPIKF
- a CDS encoding FISUMP domain-containing protein → MKFTRFVLGFSILATNLWALPQTGTFFDSRDNKTYRTVVIGSKTWFAENLSYKTKSGSECYDSKDANCQKYGRLYTFEAAKKACPAGWHLPENEEWTWFKTFIEDSDGKEAAWMSLKSRDKWDGSDRYGFDVVPAGKATDEFLELGVSAHFWSATEEDGDAYGWHLAPPGDFSRDFDISTNMYSVRCLKN